agagagagagagagagatgaagaacATCGCTTCCCCCAAATGCCAACTTTGAAAACGACCAAAATCATCGTTCGCTGTCCCAATTGACGCAACGGTGCGGCCCCGCCGGCGGCCGTCATTTCACTGCCCACAATATTTGCTccggtttggggttttcttTCCCCCCCTTTGAAAAACCCTTTCGTTGAAAGATATACTAATTTTAATTATCCGCGTGATTATCCGATTTCCTACTCCAATCATTTTGTCTTCTTGCATTATAAATTGCTGATTCCGACGCTACGAGATACTTCTTAATTAGGCGAAGGCGATGTCTCACCATTGAACCTGGGAATCTCTGCCATGATTAATCTTCACGGTCCTTTCCTAGTTCTCAAAGTTGTCCTAACTGTTCGGGCCCTTAAATTATACTTGTAGCTTAGGGGTTAGTGCAGCTCTTATATCATGATAGTTGGTGGAGAAAATGATTAGATGACGGCAACTTTAATTAGAAAGGAATCTGCTGTTAACAAAGCATGCATCCCCAGCTAATAAAGACCCTTATAGCTTTAGCCCCACAAGGCCGAATACCGTCTTCATCCTCCTTGCAAAGGTGCTTATCAATATGGCGTGCTCCAGTTGCGGACCAGAATTTTGGGTCCGAGGCGCACTCCACGACTCGCCCGAGTGGAAATCAATCCTTATCTCAATGTTGGGTTGGTGAAGAACAATGGACTTTAGTGCCTCTCCGATCATTAGGAGTGGTCTGCTGCagcatcacatcacatgcccaTACACCTCAACCCTCTTGAAGACAAAATCATCAGATTGATCAGGACAAGCCGGCGTGCATGTCCCCCCCGGCCTGCATTCgcttatataattttataattcttGGTTAGTGGTAGTAGCAGTAGATCAGATTCCAGCAAATGGGATCCCAAGTTTTTCGAACCGAGGTTCCccttttgtcaaaacaacacCACCTTTTTCACCACCCGAAGATTCCTAAGCCTTTGAAGGGAAACAAACATTGTACGGCACGCAGAGATGAGACACAAGCCAAAACGAAGAGACCCATAAAATTTACACCATTTATACAAAGAGAGTATCATGAACAAGAACAGAGTCTATTCACAGCCAACAAAACATTACCATCCCTTTACATAAATGATGACACAAAACCTCAAATGCTCCCCCAATTCAGCAGGAAGGTATGTGCATTCCAATACCAAGAACCACCAAATCCCCAAAACTAGAACCTTACAACGTatgaaataaataaggaaatttggaaggaaaaaaaaaatccccagaCACGAAATATAGGAAATTAAATTATGATTTCAGACAAAGTGAATGACCATGGAAGGACTGGTTTAGGAAGAAAGGGACCCCCAACCCCCCTTCTTTTGCCACTGCAGTTGTAGATGATGATTGAGCATGGGATTCATTTTCAATCTGCAGTTCAGTCAGAATAGGCTTTTGTCTTGGACCTGTAgaggagcttcttcttcttggagGATTGGTTATCAATGGTGAGAACAATCTTGCCGGGCTCTCCGCCTTTGAAGGTCTCACTGATTATTGTTTCGTCAGCAGGGGCGACCTTCCTTGTCTTCTGCACAATAACAGTGTAGGCGCCTTCTGTGCTCGGCACGAACTCAGCTCCATATACGACGTCCCAACCGACGACCCGAGTTTCCCATACAAGAAGGCATTTCTGCACAATTAAGAAAAATCCATGGTCAATCGGATGAAGCATGCAAAATAATTCCATGGAAATGCGGACAAATCTTAGGGATACCTCAGTGACTGGGAACTCGACAGTGTGCTTGGAGTACGGCTTGATAGTGATGTCGGTAGCAGCATCGGCAGTGGTGAACTCATGCTCGCCCTCCCTACTCAGCCCACCGTACTGCACCGGGACTTGTTCAGGGGCTATGTATCTGTTCAATTACAGATTGAAGAAACAGATTACACACACAACGAAACAAAAGAACGGAAATTGAGTTGCAAATAGCAACTGTCACGAGCCAATACACATTCACACGCAACATGTTTTGCCAGTATGACGCcaccaagaaatcaaaaacAAGAACTCTAATCGATCTCCCACGTGGATGACACGCATATAATCCTCGACTTCAAGTTAAGCACCGTCCTTAATATCACGTTACAGGAAAGACATGCTCTTTAGATACTACAGACTCGCCCTCAAACAGTCACAGGGAATATGAGATAGAACAATCGAGGCATCAGATAATCAAGCAAATTTGTCACAGGGAATTATCAAAGATCTCTTTGGAGGCTAGCccccaaaaagacaaaaaaaaaaaaaaatcaaagaattgATCCGGCAATAATTTATGGCTAAAGGGAAACGAACACAAGAATAGAGTAGCTACAACAATAACTAGGGGGGGGACAGCAAGTATTATTGATGAAGCAGGAAGCAAAATTGGCAACGCAAAGAATCCAAGGGAGTAATTAATACTCACTTGAAAAGAATCTCAGCAGTTCTAGAAACCACAAACTTGCTCTTGGTTCGCTGAGTCAGGAAGGGACTGATCATCCTGTTGAAGACCAAATACCACCATGGAACATTTATGAACACCTGCAGAAAAGACCAACGCCCAACAATAAGAACTCCACTTCCCAATCCGAAAAAGGCAAGACTTTTTGTCCTTCCCCTTCAAAGAAAGACGGAACAAGAATTCCAACAATAGCAGGGATGAATGTTTCGGGTACCTGCTTGGCCACGAACTCAGGGTAATTGTCCTGAAGCAGCTGGAGGGCCTGGCTGGTGGCCTGCCTCAGCTCTCTTTTGGCAGGTCCAGGTGAATTCTTGAGATCGTTCACTTGGACTATAGTGCAAACACCTGTGGGGCTGAAGTCGAACTTCCTGATGCTCTTCTCCAGGAACTGAATCCTCCACTTCAAGAACTTCTTGCGCTTCTCTTCATCAGCGAAAGCGCTCTGGTACAGATCCTTCTTCTGGAACTCCCCGTACACGTTGTAGCAGACAGGGTGGCCCTCGGTGTCGAACCCGTGCGTGAACACGACCTTGTCGAGCTCGGATCCGAGCTCTTCCTCGAGGATGGCCTCGATCCCGAACTCCTTCCTCCAGCGGACTGTGTTCTTGATCATCGCGAAGGCGTCCTTCACCTTGAAGTCCCTGGCCCTCAGGAACTTGAGCAGGATGACGTCGCTCTTTTCGTCCGCCAGGAGGGGAATTCCCCAGATGGACACTTCCTCCGGCGGAGGTGGCGGGGTAGAATCGGCTTCCTCCTTGGGCGGCCCGGCTGCCTCCGTAGCGGGCTCCGCTTCTTTGACAGGCTCGGGCTCGGCCACAGGAGCCGAAGCAGCAACTTCCACGATCGTCTCCTTGTCGACCTCGACGGTCTTGGCTCCGTCCTCATCGACCTCCGCCCTCAGTTTTTCCACCACCTCGACGACCACCGCCATCTCTTCCGTCGGAGTCGCAGCAGGAGCAGCCTCTTCCACCTTCTCCTCAACCGCAGGCGGGGGCGGCGCGTCGGCCTCGGCCTTCGGAGGCTcttcagcagcagcagccggcTCCGGCttcggctccggctccggctccgccGGCTTCTCCTCAGCCTTGGCCTCCTCggcctccttcttctcctcctcgacctccttcttctcctcttccttggCCGCCGGCgcggggggcggcggcggaggagcggTGAGCTCGTGCTTGTTGAGAGCCTCCTGGATCAGCTGCTTGAGCTCGTCGAGGGCCTTCTTCTGCGGCTCGGGGAGCTCCGCGTACACGTTGCTCTCCTTATAGGTCACGGGCTCGACGACCTTCTCGGCGACCTTCTCCTCCTCGGCCGCCTTGGGCTTCTCCTCCCCTTCCTCCGCGGCCGGGGCGGACTCCTCCTCGGGGGCCGCCGCGGCGGGCTTCTCGGGGGCCTCCTCTGGCTCGGGCGCGGGTGGCAGCTCcttctcggcggcggcggcggcggcggcggcggcggctttcTCCGCAGGAGCCACGTCGGGCACGACCACGACCTCctcggcagcggcggcgggcTTCTGGGTCTCTTCCGCCATGGACGAAGGAATTAGAAGATACAGAGAagacacacagagagagaggaataagaagaagaagaagaagaagaagaagagggtttGGGTTTGGGGTACGTGTGATGGAGAAAGGGGAGGTTtttgaggagggagagagagagcttgagggGTGGAGGTGTGGAGTTGTTGGTCTGTTTGTAATGTAggagaagtagagagagagagagagagacaggaggAAGGGGGAGGAACAGACTGTCAGAGTGAGATTGCCAGCTCGTACACCACTTTCGTTACCACGGGCCCCACTCCCCGCACgtctcttttaaaattttaaaaaaaggaaaaaaaaaagaaaaaaccgcTATCCCGCAGCGAATCCTCcaccccctcctcctcttcttcttcttcttcttcttcctcctcctttttcttcttattattcttcttcctttgcttcCTTTTTCTCCGAAAGCATAATTAGGATCGTGCAGGCCGGTTCTTTCCCCACCCCGCATTTTTCACCTTTGTGTAGGGAATAGCGTGTCGTCCGTCTCTTTCCACATTGCTTAACCTTATTCATTGCACtcgaaaagaaagtaaaatatatatataaataaataaataaaaataatttcttcaccCCATATTTAAAAACCCTGTAATAATTTCGAGAGATTAACGTAATTCTATACCCCGTGATCTGCAAATCATCCAAGTTTCGAGTTGGCAAATAACCGAATTGTCTAAGCCTCCCAATTCGAACTCGAGTTATCTAGCCTTGCTCTAAATTTGGCAAATAATGATCGGCTATTATGtgtattttttaatgattggaTGTAATTTCCtacaatttctcaaaaatatatgtctcgattctttttctttcgagtTTTAAAAGAGAGGTCATTAGCAAAGTCAAAAGCAGCCGATAAGTCTACAAAAGACAACTCGAACGTGTGTCGAAGATGGATATCGTCTTGCTTAAAAGCACAACTTGGATGCAAATAATTAGAGTATAAAACGTCATGTGGTATTCTAGATAGTTGCTATTGCCATCCCCATCAGCAaaagcaatctttataaaatcTATTGGGTAATTGAGCTGATTATATTCCTTCACAAAcaagtttagaatttaattagaCATTGTTACA
The window above is part of the Eucalyptus grandis isolate ANBG69807.140 chromosome 6, ASM1654582v1, whole genome shotgun sequence genome. Proteins encoded here:
- the LOC104450763 gene encoding patellin-3, producing MAEETQKPAAAAEEVVVVPDVAPAEKAAAAAAAAAAEKELPPAPEPEEAPEKPAAAAPEEESAPAAEEGEEKPKAAEEEKVAEKVVEPVTYKESNVYAELPEPQKKALDELKQLIQEALNKHELTAPPPPPPAPAAKEEEKKEVEEEKKEAEEAKAEEKPAEPEPEPKPEPAAAAEEPPKAEADAPPPPAVEEKVEEAAPAATPTEEMAVVVEVVEKLRAEVDEDGAKTVEVDKETIVEVAASAPVAEPEPVKEAEPATEAAGPPKEEADSTPPPPPEEVSIWGIPLLADEKSDVILLKFLRARDFKVKDAFAMIKNTVRWRKEFGIEAILEEELGSELDKVVFTHGFDTEGHPVCYNVYGEFQKKDLYQSAFADEEKRKKFLKWRIQFLEKSIRKFDFSPTGVCTIVQVNDLKNSPGPAKRELRQATSQALQLLQDNYPEFVAKQVFINVPWWYLVFNRMISPFLTQRTKSKFVVSRTAEILFKYIAPEQVPVQYGGLSREGEHEFTTADAATDITIKPYSKHTVEFPVTEKCLLVWETRVVGWDVVYGAEFVPSTEGAYTVIVQKTRKVAPADETIISETFKGGEPGKIVLTIDNQSSKKKKLLYRSKTKAYSD